A region from the Azospirillum fermentarium genome encodes:
- a CDS encoding methyl-accepting chemotaxis protein → MFSARNTNDYVNGEVSKILEAKTKESLQNLASTQAGLIRAEFDTALNTARTMAYSFASMTDPKDKGNIPAERRRDAINNLLFNVLQKNELFNGTYTAWEPDALDGRDAEFRNRRETGTDGTGRFIPYWNRDQNGRIAMQPLVEYDSRDRHPNGVVKGGWYIGPMETGKESVLDPLPYIVQGKQVFLATLSVPIVVDGKFRGVAGTDFNLDFVQQVTAKVSKAVFDGRNEVVIISNMGLIVAHSAKPELIGQPISTFDASWQQDLALVQSGQAQVDMQEKTLRTFAPITMGRTGKPWSVLIQVPKDLVLADAYNLGVVLNGRAGSTVMWQIAVGLFVIVVAVGAMGMMAGCIAQPIRASVRFAEGIAAGDFNQTLDIRQEDEIGVLAGALRKMVADLQRMIHQRAADQQQGEAERRKAMFQLADDLEAQVMNVVDGVDGAARTMNGTAQGMTAIAAQTSEKASIVAAASEQANVNVQTVASATEELSASIREIGQRVNRSAEIAREAVSAAQQANGQVLGLTEAAVKIGAVVQLIQDIAAQTNLLALNATIEAARAGEAGKGFAVVAGEVKSLANQTAKATEEIAGQVSDMQRVTGETATGIKSVGSIIVQIDEIATNIAAAVEEQSAATLEIARNVQQAASGTKEVSANIAGVRKAATETGNSAGEVLGVSGQLAEEAGRLRGVVSAFLSKIRAA, encoded by the coding sequence GTGTTCTCCGCAAGAAACACAAATGATTATGTCAACGGCGAGGTTTCGAAAATTCTGGAGGCAAAGACCAAGGAGTCCCTCCAGAATCTGGCCTCGACCCAGGCCGGGCTGATCCGTGCGGAGTTCGACACGGCCCTCAACACGGCCCGGACCATGGCCTACAGCTTTGCGTCCATGACCGATCCGAAGGACAAGGGCAACATTCCCGCGGAAAGACGGCGGGATGCGATCAACAATCTGTTGTTCAATGTTCTGCAAAAGAACGAGCTTTTCAACGGTACCTATACGGCGTGGGAGCCGGATGCGCTCGATGGCCGCGACGCGGAATTCCGCAACCGCCGCGAAACCGGGACGGACGGCACGGGGCGTTTCATTCCCTATTGGAACCGTGACCAGAACGGCCGCATCGCCATGCAGCCGCTGGTGGAATACGACAGCCGCGACCGCCATCCCAACGGCGTCGTCAAGGGCGGCTGGTACATCGGGCCGATGGAAACGGGCAAGGAAAGCGTTCTCGACCCCTTGCCCTACATCGTTCAGGGCAAGCAGGTCTTTCTGGCAACCCTGTCCGTTCCCATCGTCGTGGACGGAAAGTTCCGTGGCGTGGCCGGCACCGACTTCAACCTGGATTTCGTGCAGCAGGTCACGGCCAAGGTCAGCAAGGCCGTTTTCGACGGCCGCAACGAAGTCGTCATCATCAGCAACATGGGGCTGATCGTCGCGCACAGCGCGAAGCCGGAGCTGATCGGCCAGCCGATTTCGACCTTCGACGCATCCTGGCAACAGGATCTGGCCTTGGTGCAGAGCGGCCAGGCGCAGGTCGATATGCAGGAAAAGACCCTGCGGACCTTCGCCCCGATCACCATGGGCCGAACCGGCAAGCCGTGGTCGGTGCTGATCCAGGTGCCCAAGGATCTCGTGCTGGCCGATGCCTATAACCTGGGTGTGGTGCTCAACGGCCGGGCCGGTTCCACCGTCATGTGGCAGATCGCGGTCGGGCTGTTCGTCATCGTGGTGGCGGTGGGGGCGATGGGGATGATGGCCGGGTGCATTGCCCAGCCGATCCGCGCCAGCGTCCGTTTCGCCGAGGGGATTGCGGCGGGGGATTTCAACCAGACCCTGGACATCCGGCAGGAAGACGAAATCGGTGTTCTGGCCGGCGCCCTGCGCAAGATGGTGGCTGATTTGCAGCGCATGATCCATCAGCGGGCCGCCGACCAGCAGCAGGGCGAGGCCGAGCGGCGCAAGGCCATGTTCCAATTGGCCGACGATCTCGAAGCGCAGGTGATGAATGTGGTCGATGGCGTCGATGGCGCGGCGCGGACCATGAACGGCACCGCCCAGGGGATGACCGCCATCGCCGCCCAGACCAGCGAGAAGGCCAGCATCGTCGCCGCGGCATCGGAACAGGCCAACGTCAATGTCCAGACCGTCGCCTCCGCCACAGAGGAGCTGTCCGCCTCGATCCGGGAGATCGGCCAGCGCGTCAACCGCTCGGCGGAGATCGCCCGCGAAGCGGTGAGCGCCGCCCAGCAGGCCAACGGGCAGGTGCTCGGCCTGACCGAAGCGGCGGTGAAGATCGGCGCGGTGGTCCAGTTGATCCAGGACATCGCGGCCCAGACCAACCTTCTGGCGCTCAACGCCACCATCGAAGCGGCCCGTGCCGGAGAGGCGGGCAAGGGCTTTGCCGTCGTCGCCGGCGAGGTCAAGAGCCTTGCCAACCAGACCGCCAAGGCGACCGAGGAAATCGCCGGCCAGGTCAGCGACATGCAACGGGTGACGGGCGAAACGGCGACGGGCATCAAGAGCGTCGGGAGCATCATCGTCCAGATCGACGAAATCGCGACGAACATCGCCGCCGCGGTCGAGGAGCAGAGCGCCGCAACCCTGGAAATCGCCCGCAATGTCCAGCAGGCGGCATCGGGAACGAAAGAGGTGAGCGCGAACATCGCGGGCGTGCGCAAGGCCGCCACCGAAACGGGCAATTCGGCCGGCGAGGTGCTGGGCGTTTCCGGGCAGTTGGCCGAGGAGGCCGGACGCCTGCGGGGCGTGGTCTCCGCCTTCCTGTCGAAGATCCGGGCCGCCTGA
- the putA gene encoding bifunctional proline dehydrogenase/L-glutamate gamma-semialdehyde dehydrogenase PutA → MPAILPPAAEPIHARDGRAAVNALYRADEGAAVEELLPVASLPAEVRRRIGAAAAGMVERVRASRTRFGMLDAFLAEFGLSTKEGVALMCLAEALLRIPDAETADSLIRDKIGTADWTAHLGKADNLFVNASTWALMLTGKVVRLDDADVRQPHGFLDRLVSRAGEPVIRQAMMQAMRILGRQFVTGRSIQEALARAVDKEALGYRYSYDMLGEAARTMADADHYWEIYSGAIAAVGAAMNGRALRDGPGVSVKLSALHPRYEEGNRERVIAELTPRLLDLALKAKTAGIHLTVDAEEADRLDLSLDVIERVFLNPALDGWEGFGLVVQAYQKRAYPLIGWLEGLARRAGRRLMIRLVKGAYWDAEVKRAQERGLDGYPVFTRKASTDVSYLACARRLLGLRDVIYPMFATHNAYTVAAVQEMAGDRVGYEFQRLHGMGEPLYHQIVSPDMPVRVYGPVGTHEDLLAYLVRRLLENGANSSFVNRIQDEHFPIAEIVADPVARTASLSAKPHPRIPLPVRLYGAERRNSEGLDLSDPAVIDTLAADMSAAWDRPWDAAPIVGGEALSGTARPVTDPADHRRTVGQVVEADAGTVTRALDRATVGFRIWSARDVAERAACLDRAADAMEAQRAALMALLVREAGKTIPDALAEVREAVDFCRYYAAQARNGFVPRVLPGPTGERNELRLSGRGVFVCISPWNFPLAIFMGQVAAALVAGNAVIAKPAEQTPLIAARAVRILLESGVPGDVLHLLPGDGAVVGAALVADRRVAGVAFTGSTGTARTIARGLLDRGGAIVPLIAETGGQNAMIVDNSALPEQVVDDVVTSAFRSAGQRCSALRVLFVQDGIAPKIITMLKGAAAELRLGDPGLLATDIGPVIDADALSGLTAHVERMKREALTLIGGTPPETCAHGTFLAPHAFEIDSIDRLEREVFGPVLHVIRWSHGHLGRVLEAIEATGYGLTLGVHTRIDRTARTIAARMPVGNIYVNRNMIGAVVGVQPFGGEGLSGTGPKAGGPHYLHRFAAERTVTVNTTAAGGNTSLVSLTEE, encoded by the coding sequence ATGCCCGCCATCCTCCCCCCCGCCGCCGAACCCATCCACGCCCGTGACGGCCGCGCCGCGGTCAACGCGCTGTACCGCGCCGACGAGGGGGCGGCGGTGGAGGAGCTGCTGCCCGTCGCCTCCCTTCCGGCGGAGGTGCGGCGGCGCATCGGCGCTGCCGCGGCGGGGATGGTGGAGCGGGTGCGGGCGTCGCGCACGCGGTTCGGGATGCTCGACGCCTTTCTGGCGGAATTCGGCCTGTCCACCAAGGAGGGGGTGGCGCTGATGTGCCTGGCCGAAGCGCTGCTGCGCATCCCCGATGCCGAAACCGCCGACAGCCTGATCCGCGACAAGATCGGCACCGCCGACTGGACCGCGCATCTGGGCAAGGCCGACAATCTGTTCGTCAACGCCTCCACCTGGGCCTTGATGCTGACGGGGAAGGTGGTGCGGCTGGACGACGCCGACGTGCGCCAGCCCCACGGCTTCCTCGACCGGCTGGTGTCGCGGGCGGGCGAGCCGGTGATCCGGCAGGCGATGATGCAGGCCATGCGCATCCTGGGCCGCCAGTTCGTCACCGGGCGCTCGATTCAGGAGGCTTTGGCCCGCGCGGTGGACAAGGAGGCGCTGGGCTACCGCTATTCCTATGACATGCTGGGCGAGGCCGCCCGCACCATGGCCGACGCCGACCATTATTGGGAGATCTATTCCGGCGCCATCGCCGCCGTCGGTGCCGCCATGAACGGGCGGGCCTTGCGCGACGGCCCCGGCGTGTCGGTGAAGCTGTCGGCCCTGCACCCCCGCTACGAGGAGGGCAACCGCGAGCGCGTCATCGCCGAACTGACCCCGCGCCTGCTGGATCTGGCGCTGAAGGCCAAGACCGCCGGCATCCACCTGACCGTCGATGCCGAGGAGGCCGACCGGCTGGACCTGTCGCTCGACGTGATCGAGCGGGTGTTCCTCAACCCCGCCCTTGACGGCTGGGAAGGCTTCGGGCTGGTGGTGCAGGCATACCAGAAGCGGGCCTACCCCCTGATCGGCTGGCTGGAGGGGCTGGCCCGCCGGGCCGGGCGGCGGCTGATGATCCGGCTGGTCAAGGGCGCCTATTGGGACGCGGAGGTCAAGCGCGCCCAGGAACGCGGGCTGGACGGCTATCCCGTCTTCACGCGCAAGGCATCCACCGACGTCTCGTATCTTGCCTGCGCCCGGCGTCTCCTGGGCCTGCGCGACGTGATCTATCCCATGTTCGCCACCCACAACGCCTATACGGTGGCTGCGGTGCAGGAGATGGCGGGCGACCGGGTGGGCTATGAGTTCCAGCGCCTGCACGGCATGGGCGAGCCGCTCTATCACCAGATCGTCAGCCCCGACATGCCGGTGCGCGTGTACGGCCCGGTGGGCACCCATGAAGACCTGCTGGCCTATCTGGTCCGCCGTCTGCTGGAAAACGGCGCCAATTCCAGCTTCGTCAACCGCATCCAGGACGAACATTTCCCCATTGCCGAGATCGTCGCCGACCCGGTGGCCCGCACGGCCTCGCTGTCGGCCAAGCCGCACCCGCGCATCCCCCTGCCGGTGCGCCTCTACGGTGCCGAGCGGCGCAACAGCGAGGGCCTGGACCTGAGCGACCCGGCGGTGATCGACACGTTGGCCGCCGACATGAGCGCTGCCTGGGACCGCCCGTGGGACGCCGCCCCCATCGTCGGCGGCGAGGCCCTGTCCGGCACTGCCCGCCCGGTGACCGATCCCGCCGACCACCGCCGCACGGTGGGGCAGGTGGTGGAGGCCGACGCCGGCACCGTCACCCGCGCCCTGGACCGTGCCACCGTCGGTTTCCGCATCTGGAGCGCGCGGGACGTGGCCGAGCGCGCCGCCTGCCTGGACCGTGCTGCCGATGCTATGGAGGCCCAGCGCGCGGCCCTGATGGCGCTTTTGGTGCGCGAGGCCGGCAAGACCATCCCCGATGCCCTGGCCGAAGTGCGGGAGGCGGTGGACTTCTGCCGCTACTACGCCGCCCAGGCCCGCAACGGCTTCGTGCCCCGCGTGCTTCCCGGCCCCACGGGGGAGCGCAACGAGCTGCGCCTGTCGGGCCGCGGGGTGTTCGTGTGCATCAGCCCGTGGAACTTCCCGCTGGCCATCTTCATGGGGCAGGTGGCCGCCGCCTTGGTGGCCGGCAACGCGGTGATCGCCAAGCCCGCCGAACAGACGCCGCTGATCGCCGCGCGGGCGGTGCGCATCCTGCTCGAATCCGGCGTGCCCGGCGACGTCCTGCACCTGCTGCCCGGCGACGGTGCGGTGGTGGGGGCGGCGCTGGTGGCCGACCGGCGGGTGGCGGGGGTGGCCTTCACCGGCTCCACCGGCACCGCGCGCACCATCGCCCGCGGCCTGCTGGACCGCGGCGGGGCCATCGTGCCGCTGATCGCCGAGACCGGCGGGCAGAACGCCATGATCGTGGACAACTCCGCCCTGCCGGAACAGGTGGTGGACGATGTGGTGACCAGCGCCTTCCGCTCCGCCGGCCAGCGCTGTTCGGCGCTCCGGGTGCTGTTCGTGCAGGACGGCATCGCGCCGAAGATCATCACGATGCTGAAGGGGGCGGCGGCGGAGCTGCGGCTGGGCGACCCCGGCCTGCTCGCCACCGACATCGGCCCGGTGATCGACGCGGACGCCCTGTCCGGCCTGACCGCCCATGTGGAGCGCATGAAGCGGGAGGCGTTGACCCTGATCGGCGGCACCCCGCCGGAGACGTGTGCCCACGGCACCTTCCTCGCCCCCCATGCCTTCGAGATCGACAGCATCGACCGGCTGGAACGGGAGGTGTTCGGCCCCGTCCTGCACGTGATCCGCTGGAGCCACGGCCATCTCGGCCGCGTGCTGGAAGCCATCGAGGCCACCGGCTACGGCCTGACGCTGGGCGTCCACACCCGCATCGACCGCACCGCCCGCACCATTGCCGCACGGATGCCGGTGGGCAACATCTACGTCAACCGCAACATGATCGGTGCGGTGGTGGGGGTTCAGCCCTTCGGCGGCGAGGGTCTGTCGGGCACGGGGCCGAAGGCCGGCGGCCCCCACTACCTCCACCGCTTCGCCGCCGAACGGACGGTGACGGTCAACACCACCGCGGCGGGCGGCAACACCTCGCTGGTGTCGCTGACGGAGGAGTGA
- the ribB gene encoding 3,4-dihydroxy-2-butanone-4-phosphate synthase — protein MNQIDLLDRPTAASPLARFGSRRDRVARAVAALRAGNGVIVVDDEDRENEGDIIYPADSITVEQMARLIRDGSGIVCLILTADHAGRLALPPMVADNSARFGTAFTVSIEAKRGVTTGVSAADRVTTVRAAIAPDAVPEDLARPGHMFPIRAHTGGLRARRGHTEATIHLMALADRPRAGVLCEITNPDGTMARLPDLIAYAETHGFPLVSIEDLCAEMEGDDSLAPQ, from the coding sequence ATGAATCAGATTGATCTGCTCGACCGCCCCACCGCCGCGTCTCCGCTGGCCCGCTTCGGCAGCCGCCGGGACCGGGTGGCCCGCGCCGTGGCGGCCTTGCGCGCCGGCAACGGCGTCATCGTCGTGGACGACGAGGACCGCGAGAACGAGGGCGACATCATCTATCCCGCCGACAGCATCACGGTGGAGCAGATGGCCCGGCTGATCCGGGACGGATCGGGCATCGTCTGCCTGATCCTGACGGCGGACCACGCCGGCCGGCTGGCCCTGCCGCCCATGGTGGCGGACAACAGCGCCCGCTTCGGCACCGCCTTCACCGTGTCCATCGAGGCCAAGCGCGGGGTCACCACCGGCGTGTCCGCCGCCGACCGCGTGACCACCGTGCGCGCCGCCATCGCCCCGGACGCGGTGCCGGAGGATCTGGCCCGCCCCGGCCACATGTTCCCCATCCGCGCCCACACCGGGGGCCTGCGCGCCCGCCGCGGCCACACGGAAGCCACCATCCACCTGATGGCGCTGGCGGACCGCCCGCGGGCCGGCGTGCTGTGCGAGATCACCAACCCCGACGGCACCATGGCCCGCCTGCCGGATCTGATCGCCTACGCCGAAACCCACGGGTTCCCGCTGGTGTCCATCGAGGATCTGTGCGCGGAGATGGAGGGGGACGACAGCCTGGCCCCCCAGTAA
- a CDS encoding Lrp/AsnC ligand binding domain-containing protein: MTGHAPDSTDIRILRELQNDGRLTNVELARRINLSPAACLERVKRLTADGFITGYAAVLDPSRLGAGLLVFVEVVLDRTTPDGFEDFKRAVLKMPQVMECHMVAGGFDYLVKARVRDMEAYRDFLGTFLTAARGVRETHTYVVMEEVKNTTSIPLKGTAPAG; the protein is encoded by the coding sequence ATGACCGGCCACGCCCCCGATTCCACCGACATCCGCATCCTGCGCGAACTGCAGAACGACGGGCGCCTGACCAATGTGGAACTGGCGCGCCGCATCAACCTCAGCCCCGCCGCCTGCCTGGAGCGGGTGAAGCGCCTGACGGCGGACGGGTTCATCACCGGCTATGCCGCCGTGCTCGATCCCAGCAGACTGGGGGCCGGGCTGCTGGTGTTCGTGGAGGTGGTTCTCGACCGCACGACCCCCGACGGGTTCGAGGATTTCAAGCGCGCGGTGCTGAAGATGCCGCAGGTGATGGAATGCCACATGGTGGCCGGCGGCTTCGATTATCTGGTCAAGGCGCGGGTGCGGGACATGGAGGCGTACCGGGATTTCCTCGGCACCTTCCTCACCGCCGCCCGCGGCGTGCGCGAGACGCACACCTATGTGGTGATGGAGGAGGTGAAGAACACCACCTCCATCCCGCTGAAGGGGACCGCCCCCGCCGGCTGA
- a CDS encoding PP2C family protein-serine/threonine phosphatase, whose translation MADESVPTLTLAGLTDVGRVRQRNEDSFALIPDQGLAVVCDGMGGHAGGDLASRMAAEAISDFIAEFGGSPSGVTGDAGLMARTRNAMSVVCSAVTMANRRIFALNRERGYGEGRGMGTTVAGFWHLTGSGRVVVFHAGDSRLYRLRDGVAKPVTRDHSLYQLWLDNGRRGAMPPRNVILRALGTALDLEPETALVSARAGDVFLLCTDGLNGMVPDEAIGAVLSTAPSAGPAAACRALVDQANEAGGHDNVTAVIGCFGAGG comes from the coding sequence ATGGCCGATGAATCCGTCCCCACCCTGACCCTTGCCGGTCTGACCGACGTGGGGCGCGTGCGGCAGCGCAACGAAGACAGCTTCGCCCTGATCCCCGACCAGGGGCTGGCGGTGGTGTGCGACGGCATGGGCGGCCACGCCGGGGGGGATCTGGCCAGCCGCATGGCGGCAGAGGCGATTTCGGATTTCATCGCCGAATTCGGCGGCTCCCCGTCCGGCGTCACCGGGGATGCCGGGCTGATGGCCCGCACCCGCAACGCCATGTCGGTGGTGTGCTCGGCGGTGACCATGGCCAACCGGCGCATCTTCGCGCTCAACCGCGAACGCGGCTATGGCGAGGGGCGCGGCATGGGCACCACGGTGGCCGGTTTCTGGCATCTGACCGGCAGCGGGCGGGTGGTGGTGTTCCACGCCGGGGACAGCCGGCTCTACCGTCTGCGCGACGGGGTGGCGAAGCCGGTCACCCGCGACCACAGCCTGTATCAGCTCTGGCTGGACAACGGACGGCGGGGGGCGATGCCGCCCCGCAACGTGATCCTGCGCGCGCTGGGCACCGCCCTGGACCTGGAACCGGAAACGGCGCTGGTGTCGGCGCGGGCGGGCGACGTGTTTCTGCTGTGCACCGACGGGCTGAACGGCATGGTCCCGGACGAGGCCATCGGCGCGGTCCTGTCCACCGCCCCCTCCGCCGGTCCGGCCGCCGCCTGCCGTGCTCTGGTCGATCAGGCCAACGAGGCCGGCGGCCACGACAACGTGACCGCGGTGATCGGATGCTTCGGGGCGGGCGGGTGA
- a CDS encoding tetratricopeptide repeat protein codes for MATIAEALAAALDHHMAGRLAEAEILYGRILAVEEEQADALHLLGVLYGQTGRLVPGIDLLRRAVRLRPDAAAMAANLANAAEGAGDDALAVAARRLVVLDDPAHGDGWARLGPALWRLGRGEQAEKALAHAAALVPGDGEARGRLGMVRHALGGTEHRAGRLEAARAWLAGAAAVLPAGHDLAADARVLLGLAHHGLGERTAAERDLHTALALDPAHADALSALCALMGEAGRHEAAAAVGRRAVRAAPLERGGWVNRAAALDRCWRYGAALDAGAGALALDPAHAGALANRGGVLLAQGDGAAALVWLDRAVRVAPGDAALGQRRLCALPYRPGLTGEDVRRESAAWAVRHAPAVAARPVVGDGGGRLRVGMVSGDFRNHAFAFYMEPLFRALDRGAVELCLYSTVTAPDARTERFRGLADRWCDAGGLSDAALAARIRADGVQVLVDLSSHTEGNRLAVFARRPAPVQATIAVTVVTTGLDAFDAVILDPWLAPSGAETQYSEPVLRLPRFAWAYRGPEEAPDVTPPPCRARGYVTFASFNNLSKLTPEVAALWARVLRAAPGSRLLLKYPALRDAGARAFVTGLFAPHGVADRLELRRPPSGIAANLGDYADADIALDPFPYNGHTTTCEALWMGVPVVTLAGGERAPGVARVAAAMLDNAGLAELAAGDADHYVSLAAGLAADPRRLADLRAGLRQRVAACALGDVDALARALESAWRRLWLQRPVG; via the coding sequence ATGGCCACCATTGCCGAAGCCCTTGCCGCGGCCCTCGACCATCACATGGCCGGGCGGCTGGCCGAGGCGGAAATCCTCTATGGCCGCATCCTGGCGGTGGAGGAGGAGCAGGCCGACGCGCTGCACCTGCTGGGCGTGCTGTACGGCCAGACCGGGCGGCTGGTTCCGGGGATTGATCTTCTGCGCCGCGCGGTGCGGCTGCGCCCCGATGCCGCCGCCATGGCCGCCAACCTTGCCAACGCCGCCGAAGGGGCGGGCGACGACGCCTTGGCGGTGGCAGCCCGGCGGTTGGTGGTGCTCGACGATCCGGCCCATGGCGACGGCTGGGCCAGGCTGGGTCCGGCCCTGTGGCGGCTGGGCCGGGGGGAGCAGGCCGAAAAGGCTCTGGCCCACGCGGCGGCGCTGGTGCCGGGTGATGGAGAGGCGCGCGGGCGGTTGGGCATGGTGCGCCACGCGCTGGGCGGAACGGAGCACCGGGCCGGGCGGCTGGAGGCGGCGCGGGCGTGGCTGGCCGGGGCGGCGGCGGTGCTGCCCGCCGGGCACGATCTGGCGGCGGACGCGCGGGTGCTGCTGGGCCTTGCCCATCACGGGCTGGGCGAGCGGACGGCGGCGGAGCGGGATCTGCACACCGCCCTGGCCCTCGACCCGGCGCACGCCGACGCCCTGTCCGCCCTCTGCGCCCTGATGGGGGAGGCGGGACGGCACGAGGCCGCGGCGGCGGTGGGCCGGCGGGCGGTGCGGGCGGCCCCGCTGGAGCGCGGCGGCTGGGTCAACCGGGCGGCGGCGCTCGACCGCTGCTGGCGCTATGGGGCGGCGCTGGACGCGGGCGCCGGGGCGCTGGCGCTGGACCCGGCCCACGCGGGCGCGCTCGCCAACCGCGGCGGCGTGCTGCTGGCCCAAGGGGATGGGGCGGCGGCGCTGGTGTGGCTGGACCGGGCGGTGCGGGTGGCACCCGGCGATGCGGCCCTGGGCCAGCGGCGGCTGTGCGCCTTGCCCTACCGCCCCGGCCTGACGGGGGAGGATGTGCGGCGGGAATCGGCGGCGTGGGCGGTGCGGCACGCGCCCGCGGTCGCGGCCCGGCCCGTTGTGGGCGATGGCGGCGGGCGGCTGCGGGTGGGGATGGTATCGGGGGATTTCCGCAACCACGCCTTTGCCTTTTACATGGAACCGCTGTTCCGCGCCCTGGACCGGGGGGCGGTGGAACTGTGCCTCTATTCCACCGTCACCGCCCCGGACGCCAGGACCGAACGGTTCCGCGGGCTGGCGGACCGCTGGTGCGATGCGGGCGGCCTGTCCGACGCGGCGTTGGCGGCGCGCATCCGCGCCGACGGCGTTCAGGTGCTGGTGGACCTGTCGTCCCACACCGAGGGCAACCGGCTGGCCGTGTTCGCCCGCCGTCCGGCCCCGGTGCAGGCCACCATCGCCGTCACCGTGGTCACCACCGGGCTGGATGCCTTCGACGCGGTGATTCTCGACCCCTGGCTGGCTCCGTCGGGGGCGGAGACGCAGTACAGCGAACCCGTGCTGCGCCTGCCCCGCTTCGCCTGGGCCTACCGTGGGCCGGAGGAGGCGCCGGACGTGACGCCCCCGCCGTGCCGGGCGCGGGGGTATGTGACCTTCGCGTCTTTCAACAACCTGTCGAAGCTGACCCCGGAGGTGGCGGCGCTGTGGGCGCGGGTGCTGCGCGCGGCGCCGGGATCGCGGCTGCTGCTGAAATACCCGGCCCTGCGGGACGCGGGCGCGCGGGCCTTCGTCACCGGGCTGTTCGCCCCCCACGGGGTGGCGGACCGGCTGGAGTTGCGCCGCCCGCCGTCGGGAATCGCCGCCAATCTGGGGGATTACGCCGACGCCGACATCGCGCTGGACCCCTTTCCCTACAACGGCCACACCACCACGTGCGAGGCGTTGTGGATGGGCGTGCCCGTGGTGACGCTGGCCGGCGGGGAGCGGGCGCCGGGGGTGGCGCGGGTGGCGGCGGCCATGCTGGACAACGCCGGGCTGGCGGAACTGGCAGCGGGGGATGCGGATCACTATGTGTCCCTTGCGGCCGGTCTGGCCGCCGATCCGCGACGGCTGGCGGACCTGCGGGCCGGCTTGCGGCAGCGGGTGGCGGCCTGCGCGCTGGGCGATGTGGATGCCCTGGCACGGGCGCTGGAATCGGCATGGCGCAGGCTGTGGCTGCAGCGGCCCGTTGGATGA
- a CDS encoding HIT family protein: MPNFVDPSPPGDCLFCRIARGTLPAAKVHEDELTVAFMDIGQVNPGHVLVATKRHWTDIFAIPTDEAQAVMATAHRIAAAARRAFDCPGLMLFQANGKEGEQTVFHFHMHVVPRHAGDGAGLIWPRKTPPFAELERHAAALRSRLDT, from the coding sequence GTGCCGAACTTCGTCGATCCCTCGCCCCCCGGCGACTGTCTCTTCTGCCGCATCGCCCGGGGCACGCTGCCGGCGGCCAAGGTGCATGAGGACGAGCTGACGGTGGCGTTCATGGACATCGGCCAGGTCAACCCCGGCCATGTGCTGGTCGCCACCAAGCGGCACTGGACCGACATCTTCGCCATTCCCACGGACGAGGCGCAGGCGGTGATGGCCACGGCCCACCGCATCGCCGCCGCCGCCCGCCGGGCCTTCGACTGCCCCGGCCTGATGCTGTTCCAGGCCAACGGGAAGGAGGGGGAGCAGACGGTGTTCCACTTCCACATGCACGTGGTGCCGCGGCACGCCGGAGACGGCGCCGGCCTGATCTGGCCGCGCAAGACCCCGCCGTTCGCCGAACTGGAGCGCCACGCCGCGGCGCTGCGGAGCCGGCTGGACACCTGA